In one Corallococcus sp. EGB genomic region, the following are encoded:
- the pgm gene encoding phosphoglucomutase (alpha-D-glucose-1,6-bisphosphate-dependent) produces MAHPSAGKPLPPEQLINPEKLRAQYHDDTPDASVAEQRVAFGTSGHRGSAARRSFNEAHILAVAQALCEYRKQQGYDGPLFLGMDTHALSEPAQRTTLEVLAAHGVEVRYTDGATPTPVISHAILTYNRGRRSGLADGIVITPSHNPPEDGGIKYNPPNGGPADTNVTSLVEKRANELMAAGNKGVQRVPYEKARTSASVKPYDFITPYVADLVNVVDLEAIRGAKLKLGADPLGGSNLHYWEPLAKKYGLDLTVVNPTVDPTFGFMPADHDGKIRMDCSSPYAMANLVKLKDRYALAFGNDTDSDRHGIVTRSQGLMNPNHYLAVAISYLFRNRPGWKADAAVGKTLVSSSLIDRVGKDLGRRVVEVPVGFKWFVDGLLDGSLGFGGEESAGASFLRKDGTVWTTDKDGIILDLLAAEILARTGKDPGEHYQDLTKKFGAPLYTRIDQPATSAQKAALKKLSPEAVKATSLAGEPILQRLTRAPGNNADLGGLKVTTENGWFAARPSGTEDVYKIYAESFRDQAHLDAIVQEARAIVGEAFAGK; encoded by the coding sequence CTTCCGCCCGAACAGCTGATCAACCCCGAGAAGCTGCGCGCGCAGTACCACGATGACACGCCCGACGCGTCCGTGGCCGAGCAGCGCGTGGCCTTCGGCACCTCCGGACACCGGGGGAGCGCCGCGCGCCGCAGCTTCAACGAGGCGCACATCCTCGCGGTGGCGCAGGCCCTGTGCGAGTACCGCAAGCAGCAGGGCTATGACGGCCCGCTGTTCCTGGGCATGGACACGCACGCCCTCTCCGAGCCCGCCCAGCGCACCACGCTGGAGGTGCTGGCCGCCCACGGCGTGGAGGTCCGCTATACGGACGGCGCCACGCCCACGCCGGTCATCTCCCACGCCATCCTCACGTACAACCGGGGCCGCAGGAGCGGGCTCGCGGACGGCATCGTCATCACCCCGTCCCACAACCCGCCGGAGGACGGCGGCATCAAGTACAACCCGCCCAACGGCGGCCCCGCGGACACGAACGTCACCTCGCTGGTGGAGAAGCGCGCCAACGAGCTGATGGCCGCGGGCAACAAGGGCGTGCAGCGCGTCCCGTATGAGAAGGCGCGCACGAGCGCCTCGGTGAAGCCCTACGACTTCATCACGCCGTACGTCGCGGACCTGGTGAACGTGGTGGACCTGGAGGCCATCCGGGGCGCGAAGCTGAAGCTGGGCGCGGATCCGCTCGGTGGCTCCAACCTGCATTACTGGGAGCCGCTCGCGAAGAAGTACGGCCTGGACCTCACGGTGGTGAACCCCACCGTGGACCCGACCTTCGGCTTCATGCCCGCGGACCACGACGGGAAGATCCGCATGGACTGCTCGTCGCCGTACGCGATGGCGAACCTGGTGAAGCTCAAGGACCGGTACGCGCTCGCGTTCGGCAACGACACGGACTCCGACCGCCACGGCATCGTCACCCGCAGCCAGGGACTGATGAACCCGAACCACTACCTGGCCGTGGCCATCAGCTACCTCTTCCGCAACCGCCCGGGCTGGAAGGCGGACGCGGCGGTGGGCAAGACGCTGGTGAGCAGCAGCCTCATCGACCGCGTGGGCAAGGACCTGGGCCGCCGCGTGGTGGAGGTGCCGGTGGGCTTCAAGTGGTTCGTGGACGGGCTCCTGGACGGCTCGCTGGGCTTCGGCGGCGAGGAGAGCGCGGGCGCGTCCTTCCTGCGCAAGGACGGCACCGTGTGGACCACCGACAAGGACGGCATCATCCTGGACCTGCTCGCGGCGGAGATCCTCGCGCGCACCGGCAAGGACCCGGGCGAGCACTACCAGGACCTGACGAAGAAGTTCGGCGCGCCGCTCTACACGCGCATCGATCAACCGGCCACGTCCGCGCAGAAGGCCGCGCTGAAGAAGCTGTCGCCAGAGGCGGTGAAGGCCACGTCGCTGGCGGGCGAGCCCATCCTCCAGCGCCTCACGCGCGCGCCGGGCAACAACGCGGACCTGGGCGGACTCAAGGTGACGACGGAGAACGGCTGGTTCGCCGCGCGCCCGTCCGGCACGGAGGACGTCTACAAAATCTACGCGGAGAGCTTCCGCGACCAGGCGCACCTGGACGCCATCGTCCAGGAGGCGCGCGCCATCGTGGGCGAGGCGTTCGCCGGAAAGTAG